The Aedes albopictus strain Foshan chromosome 2, AalbF5, whole genome shotgun sequence region tcgatggccgtcttgatggctaatgtcgggataccgtccggacccggagccttgttcaacttaagcgacttcgctaccgcaatgagttcgtcgttcgtcaccggggctacctcgctatggccggtttggctattgGGAACGGGGGCCCAAGGCCTTGTATCGTGGCACggaaacagcgtttccacgatcttttgcagcatctctggggagcgttctgggggtgctgacgcgcccttcgttttggccatgactactctgtaggcgtcaccccatggggtcgtgttggctgcctggcagagattttcgaagcacgcccgcttacgtgccttaatctctttgttcagtgccagtttagtcgccctgtaggcctcgcttcgttcaattctatcctcatcggtacgagccctttgcatcctctttctagctcttaaacaggatgcgcggagttctgcgatttctggacaccaccagtacaccggtttgcgtccatttctgggtagggattgcCTTGGCATAGctgcgtcacatgcacggcttagggttccgactagatcatcgctggatagatcgtcggtgttactctccataaacaatcgctccacaaatgccggcttatcgaatcgcgaagtcagccatccccgatgaccttcggctgtggccgtcttcctccgtgttccactctgtatcgaatcgccagatggtcactatacgtgtatccatcgtcgaccctccagtccgagctagggtttagacccgggctccagaaggtcacatcaatgatggactctgcaccattcctactgtaggtttttttgtcgcctacgttcgcgacatccacgttcagtctagccatagcttcgagtaaggcccaacctctcgcgttagtcaagcggctaccccactcaatcgcccgggcgttgaagtctccaccgatgaccacgggactcaatcctactattgcgcttgttaacgattccagcatagacgagaactggtctatcgtccacttgggaggggcataacaactgcagtagtacaccccgttgatcttcgctattgcgaagccctcgcgcgacgtggaaattatttcctggaccggaaaactaccggttgtacagatcgccgctagcttggccttatccgctacccagtttccgttatcgggagggatgcggtatgggtccgatagtagtgcgatgtctgtacttggcTCCGAGACTGACTGACAGTCAGTctcacagacctatctgccttctgggcACCGTCGGGAAGCTGTTGGaaaggatcattctgtcgaggctgatggtctgtagagaaacccgatgactctggcctctcgggtAATCAGTTCGGCCTCCGGAAGGGTCGATTGACGTTGGACGCTATGAggacgttcataaaccacgtagactttttgggggacgGTCTACGTCTACGCTCGTCTACGCTACGGGGCCAAAgtcaaatttcaaatttcaaaactgttgtatggaaaaaagtcttcgaggggagagggggtctgagatgaccaaattttggtctccgtggtttatgaatagcccctAAGGGCTGTAAGCAAACCGGCcgaaatagcgctccaaaagaagcgaatgggaatccgctattgcgtggTCGTCACGCAGGACGTAaagggcacagacaaacagacgtaacaccttgaacgattttcatgaaaatccatcgctcagttcacactaccctcacctggtggaaaagttgcacgaatcactgtgttgtgcaatatcgtcaacagaaggcgctagtgtgaaatgtcaaacgcagccacaactatgaaaatttaaaagcatcgttaaaagcgtggtcgatggaaatttcgcaagtgttacgtctgtttgtctgtgtaaagGGCGTTCAGCAGCGTCAGTCATCGCATGACGAATGGCTGTTTAGAGCATAAAATGAGAAGCGTTTTGTATTTAgtagtgcataaattacgtaacaaatAAAATAACAAACCACTGAGAAACTCTAGCACAAAGAATACGAACTGCTAACTTGTAATACCAATCTAtttacgcagatcgcaagaaatttcttgggctATCTCGATGCGTGTAAAATTCAGTCAAGAAAATGCGCAAATGTCGATTTATTCCGgacctagtacggagctgaaccgaaacgtcaaatcaaatggggcttgctgtgttaatttTCTTGACCactccggtcacggaaaaataatgcactgaacgaaaattacttgagcgattccgtttgcagtgcatacctcgcattattTGGAGGGCATAACAGTTCCGCAGCTTTCAAActtcctgtcacggtcgccatgtaaaaACTTTAAAACTCATTCAAATTAACTGGGAAGAAATTCAACACGATTGTAGTAAAAGCAATCTTGAGTGCGGTACTACAATGATTTCAACCGTTGTCAAACCGTCACAACtttgcaagacaaagtttgccggaacaACTAATTGCATTACTAATCATAATagtatacagtcgagtctcttactaaacgaattcctattaaacggactcctattaaacgaactcctactagacaggggtgagcgttataggagactaagagcttatgggatttcggcattttgggggtgtggcctattatctcgggtgtgttaagagttaacgcaatactttcttcggcaaagttttagggcttgataagatctaccatttagaactttggttcatatgattagttggcaatttggccgctagagggaccatcaacaatttgatgctaaattgcactacgggagccatatcaggttgtcaagcaaacgttacgatatgcgacagctcaagaccctgataatttggaaggatagtgtcttcgggaaagttgttgggtacgccaataacttactgacgatgagttgtgaagttcgaaattcctccactgggcggcgctagtgagcaagtaaaatttcaaaacctcatatctcagaatcccgataacctcgccgataacttaggaagatggtgtcttcggcaaagttgatcagtatgacatgaaataacataaaaagtgtttatttttatgtaatttcatgtcatactgatcaactttgccgaagacaccatcttcctaagttatcgggattctgagatatgaggttttgaaattttacttgctcacaagcgccgcccagtggaggaatttcgaacttgacaactcatcgtcagtaagttattagcgtacccaacaactttcccgaagacactatccttccaaattatcagggttttGAGCTGTcgtatatcgtaacgtttgcttgacaacctgatatggttcccgtagtgcaatttagcatcaaattgttgatggtccctctagcggccaaattgccaactaatcatatgaaccaaagttcaaaatggtagatcttatcaagcccaaaaattttgccaaagaaagtattgcgttaactcgtaacacacccgagataataggccacacccccaaaatgccgaaatcccataagctcttagtccttgtcttagtctcctattaagcggtttcctattgcgccccccgaccagtgatcttataagagtctcgactgtatataaaTTGATTGTAGAAAGCAAGAAAACAAATTCTTCATACTTGATGCATTATTGCAATTTTAAAGACCATATCAGATCAAGCGGCCAATCATTCGTATCATTGTATCAGTTATAATCCATCGTTTATTCTTGGCGTATTAGGTCAAATACAGTAACATAGTTCAATAATAATATATACATAGATCATAAAGGCTTCAATTTTTCTTATACTCAATCCGCTCCACCTTGACATCGTCCCCAACGAGCTGATAGACGTACGTGACGACCGTCGTGCTCTGAATGTCCATCAAAACGAAAGAAGGAATTACGGCCGAGTCCAGAGCCGAGTAAGACCCCGTGGCCGAACCCGGATTGATGTAGAACTTGTTCTCGTGTTCGTACGCCTCGAACTTGTGGGTATGCCCGGAGATCAGTATATCCACATCCAACTGCCGCTGGATCAGAGCTAAGGCTTCCGGATCGCCCCACGGAACCACCTGATGGCCGTGAGTCAACCCCACCCGGAACTGGCCCACCGTTACGACCTTCTGCTCCGGATAGTTCATGTTTTCGTCGAAGTCGCCCCGCACGATGTGCACATCGTTGGCCAATGTTTTCAGATAGTCGAATGACTCCTTGCTGCACAGGTTTCCGGTGCACAGGATGTGATGGATTCGGCCCGGAACGAGTAGCTTCTTGAATTTGGCCGGCAAACTACTGCATCGCTGCGGAATGTGTAGATCGCCCAACACTAGCACCAGCATGATTGCTTTTGAGAATGGAAATGGGGCGTTTTGTTGGATTACACGGGCGGAATTATACCGAAATTCGGTCTCAGTGTCGCGAGAGATCCAATTTGAGATTTTCCAATCTGAAAGTTTCGCGGAGTAAATAAACGAACTTGGCTACGAAAACCATGAATTGAATACTCACCACTAGTCGAGAGTGATTGAGGACTGGCTCTGAGGATGCAATCAAACTGCTCAGTCCCTGAATCACAGagcaaaattaaaattgtttagtGATAACAAAATGCAGCAAAATATTACTCCTCCGCCCTGAAACTTTTTCTTTTGCATCCAATCAGAACAGCAATGATGATTAATTTAATGATGACAGCTTGCCATCAGCGATCTGTCAAATTTAAAATGTTCCCAGTGGGGCTAGTTCAAAgagtttgaaattgaaaatggttTCCGTCTTGGATATTTTTCATAGGTGGCGCTGTCATGCAATGTGGAACAccgagaaaaaaaattctactcagtaaCTGCAccgggaagaaaaaaaaacataggaaaagatttttctatttctgagtaacttcaactcagtcactgagtgaAAATTTTTCACTCTTCGTTTTAAATTAGTTGTCCCACTGTTAGGAGCAACTTACTGAGtaagaaatcaaaaaaataaatcGATTTCCGAGTTGGGTCAGCTCAGAGGTTGAGGATATTTTTTTCTCGGTGTAcaaatcaagcataacttttcaatccgacgtaactcgagaatgtaaacaaatccgggtttactgctgcatgcatgattcataaagcaaattgaagaatccacatcactgtttgatgatttattgcttaatttgtttaactaagcatatttttcgaaacgacgtatctaactattttgatgtttacttctttactgatagatacaccgttttgatatatgagaaaaccaaacgacgtatctagccaaaatcaaaagtaacagatacaccaaactggcaccatacaaaagcggcgtatctggcatgacgtatctctaaccaacccggtgtatgtgtatgtttgtcaaaattcattgtgaaaatgatatgtaatgagtaggttttgtttcttacaaagtatttaaaataactattttagtgaaatggtcgtcaacattgaccatgaatttactcagatcagtgaaaaagttagatacgtcgatttgaaaaattatgcttgaaatattgttTGTTTGCAATCCATCCAGGTGTCGCATCGATCGCAAAAGAGCAACGAATATTTTGACAGCTTATCTCACGCATACTAACGCAAAACTGACACGATGTCGAGAAGTGTGTGTGCGTCTTTCACCGCGAGATCTTTCTCTCATCAAACTGCGAAGTGAAAcacggacggacggacgacggACAAACCTTGTGTCAGTTTTTGCAGCCAGTCAGTCAGTTTTTAGCTCGCCATCATCATTACATTATTCGATAGTACAGTAGCGCAGCAAAAGTACaagcgaaaaaaataaaatccacACGGTCGGGAAAAAGACACACAGGAGAGCGATCCCCCCGCAATCCATCGACGACGGTTCGAAAGCTAGCTGCAGCCAGTGAAAGAggtgaaaaaagtgaattttctTTCTCGAGTTTTTGTGGTTGCAATCgaacgaagacgacgacggaACGTGTTCCGGtcgaagcagcagcaacagcgggACAAGGTAGAACCGTCACCGTTTCCGAGCCGCCCCCTAGCTGCTCTGTGTCGTGAATCACTGTTGCTCGTCGTCGCGTTTGCTGTGATCGATTTTGCGGTGTTTGTGCCTGTGCAGGAAGAAAGAGCTCCGCGGCGGAGAAAAGTTTTCTAGGATTTCGGATGTTACGGATGGACGGATTGTGGTGCATGCTGTGCAAATTACAGTTGAAACACATTGACTATGGGGGCAGAAGCTGAGCCGCCGCGTTTTGAACGTAGAAGTGGACCGTTTTGTGCTGTTACAAAGGAAAAATTTGCTAAATATTTTCTCGCATGCCAGCAGCACCTTGAGCAGTGGTTCCCAATTGTATCAGTTTCGATGAACAGTGATGTCTCCCTGTTTATTATACTGCGTATTATTTTGTTTAATTTTCTTGTGTTTTTAAGATATAGCTACAAAAAATCGTGTTTTATCTAGCTTTTACAATAAGTATTCTACGAGCTTCATTCATTTCCTCTTTTTTCTACTGAACTCTGCGTTGTATTGCTTTATAAAAGATATACTTATAGGTAATTACATATTACGGTCAAAAATTCGATTATGATGAACCAAATTTTACATAACTCAAGTATGTCGAATCATATAAAGTAGAGATTTGATATAGTGATTTCCTCTTAGCCATTTAATCAGTAAGAATCAATAATCGGCAACAACAAACAAAGTATTATACATCATATAGAAGAGTTATCCTGTAAAAatcacacattttcaaaaaatgtgaTGAATTGTAACGATAATTCGAATCGTCTCTAATTTTCAAACTTagccctccttgtgcattaggatcAATTTTAACCCAAACACCGCACTACGTTAGCGAGCTGTTCCCTTCCCAACGTGATGCGTTTAGAAAAGGTAATGAAAATTGGGAGCCATATGAGtttacatgaataggcatgttagccagacgaacatcacagatgtgaaaatCGACAAGCATTCCATAAAAAACGAGGTAACCACATAAATCTAAAACTCATTACTcttttatacaacgcacgcacgtAATTTCTCGCCCTGAAAATACCAGACAACTACAAGTGttga contains the following coding sequences:
- the LOC109413993 gene encoding vacuolar protein sorting-associated protein 29 produces the protein MLVLVLGDLHIPQRCSSLPAKFKKLLVPGRIHHILCTGNLCSKESFDYLKTLANDVHIVRGDFDENMNYPEQKVVTVGQFRVGLTHGHQVVPWGDPEALALIQRQLDVDILISGHTHKFEAYEHENKFYINPGSATGSYSALDSAVIPSFVLMDIQSTTVVTYVYQLVGDDVKVERIEYKKN